AAAGGTAATAAAATTTATACTTTTGTGTCGATTTTACGAATCATTTCATGGATTAATATAAAAGAATATGCAAGGACTTTACGCGATATTATTACTGATTGTTTCAAACGTGTTCATGACTTTTGCCTGGTACGGCCATCTGAAATTGCAGGAAATGAAATGGATAGATAACTGGCCTCTCTTCGGGGTGATCCTGTTTTCGTGGGGTATTGCCTTGTTTGAATATTGTGCCCAAGTTCCGGCCAATCGTTTGGGTTTCATCGGAAACGGGGGGCCTTTCTCCCTGATGCAGTTAAAAGTGGTGCAGGAAGTGATCACGCTGACTATTTTCATTATCTTCTCCATGCTGTTCTTCAAAGGGGTAACCTTCCAGTGGAATCACTTGGCCGCTTGTGTTTGCTTGGTGCTGGCAGTTTACTTTGTATTTATGAAATAGTAAATTTATAAAAATAGTCTTTTGGGACAGCCCCATATCTTTCGTTGCTGGAAATATTGTCTGAAATAAATAGTGAGGTTGGGCGGGAAACAACAAAAAAATAATTAAACTTGAAAATAGTTCCCGGTATTATCGGGAAATGAAGAATTGTTGTGATTTATGTAACTTGCGGTAACCGCTTAACGTTATTTATTAAAAAAAGTTGGTGTTATGTTTTCAGTGGAATTCCGCTATCGGGCGAGAAAGATTTATAAGTCTGTAAAACAGATTGTTGAACTGGTGAGTAATGTGTTATTATTTCTAGCCTCTTTTCTCGCAATTATTTTAGTCATTTATCGTTTCGGCTTTGATATGCCGGCTGATTATTCTCATGAGATATACTACACCTATCGAGCGATAGTCCGTCTTTTCGTAGTGCTTGGCTTGTTACGGTTCTTGTTTAATTTTAGGCTGCTGCGGGCGGAAAAAGGATTTTGGATAGAAGTGTTAGTGTTACTTTTCCTGTTTGCTTTGACCTTGTTTTCCAAACATTTTGATCGGCTGGATTTCGAGGCAACCAATCCCTTCCTTTTCAAAGTCGAACGGATTCTGATGTATGGCGTGGTATTACTATTGAGTATCATACAACTCTCGAAACAGATATTTGTTGTCTTGCGAAGTCGGGTAAAGGCGGAAGTTCTTTTTGCCGCGAGTTTTTTATTTATTATCTTATTCGGGGCTGTCTTATTAGGTTTGCCTAATGCCACGTACGAGGGAATCAGTTTCACAGACGCTTTGTTTACCTCGACAAGTGCCGTGTGTGTGACCGGGTTGACGGTCGTTGACACCGGTACCACTTTCACGTTGACCGGGCAGGTCGTGCTGCTCATGCTGATTCAGGTCGGGGGAATCGGGGTGATGACCTTTACCAGTTTTTTTGCCATGTCATTTTTGAGTGGGACCTCCTTTCACGATCAGTTCATGATGAAAAACCTGTTGAACGAGGCATCTTTGAGCGATATTTTCCGGACGGTCGTGTATATTATTCTGACCACGTTTATCATCGAGGGAATTGGTGTTTACCTCGTCTACATGCAAGTGCAGGATGTTGCGGGAATTGATAATAAACTCTTTTTCGCCTTGTTTCATGGTGTTTCGGCTTTCTGTAATGCCGGGTTCTCCACGTTGCCGGGCAATCTCTATGATCCTTTGATCAGGCATTTGTATGGCTTGCAGGTCATTTTGGCTTTTTTGATTATATTTGGTGGCATTGGATTCCCGATTTTGTTCAATTACGGGCGACTCCTGCATTATGGTATTCGGAATAAGATCAAATGTCTGTTGGGTATGAATTACAAGGTGATCCACGAACCTCGTATCGTGAGTACGACAACGCGAATCGTGTTACCGACCACTTTAATCCTGCTTGTCGTGGGGACAGCCTTGTTCTGGATATTTGAAAATCATAACGTGTTGGACGGAATGTCATTCACTGGAAAATTTGCCACTTCGTTTATGGGGGCCGTCACCCCTCGTACGGCAGGTTTTAACAACGTGGATATGTCCGTGTTGCACGTTCCGACAATCTTTCTCACGATTGTCTTGATGTGGATC
The window above is part of the Butyricimonas paravirosa genome. Proteins encoded here:
- a CDS encoding DMT family protein, translating into MQGLYAILLLIVSNVFMTFAWYGHLKLQEMKWIDNWPLFGVILFSWGIALFEYCAQVPANRLGFIGNGGPFSLMQLKVVQEVITLTIFIIFSMLFFKGVTFQWNHLAACVCLVLAVYFVFMK
- a CDS encoding TrkH family potassium uptake protein, coding for MFSVEFRYRARKIYKSVKQIVELVSNVLLFLASFLAIILVIYRFGFDMPADYSHEIYYTYRAIVRLFVVLGLLRFLFNFRLLRAEKGFWIEVLVLLFLFALTLFSKHFDRLDFEATNPFLFKVERILMYGVVLLLSIIQLSKQIFVVLRSRVKAEVLFAASFLFIILFGAVLLGLPNATYEGISFTDALFTSTSAVCVTGLTVVDTGTTFTLTGQVVLLMLIQVGGIGVMTFTSFFAMSFLSGTSFHDQFMMKNLLNEASLSDIFRTVVYIILTTFIIEGIGVYLVYMQVQDVAGIDNKLFFALFHGVSAFCNAGFSTLPGNLYDPLIRHLYGLQVILAFLIIFGGIGFPILFNYGRLLHYGIRNKIKCLLGMNYKVIHEPRIVSTTTRIVLPTTLILLVVGTALFWIFENHNVLDGMSFTGKFATSFMGAVTPRTAGFNNVDMSVLHVPTIFLTIVLMWIGAAPMSTGGGIKVTTFVIALKNIWANLVGNDRVVIAHRQLTRENVNRAHSIIILSILWIILAVFVIVILEPKATLTQAVFEIVSALGTVGLTLDLTPHLCVASKMIVALTMFVGRVGLITLLACFIRHQEVKLYTYPDETVIV